The following are encoded together in the Bubalus bubalis isolate 160015118507 breed Murrah chromosome 14, NDDB_SH_1, whole genome shotgun sequence genome:
- the MOCS3 gene encoding adenylyltransferase and sulfurtransferase MOCS3, which yields MSFTTTSGKRPGMAAREEVLALQAEVAQREEELSSLKQRLAAALSAGQESARSVPMSPLPPRAALSREEIRRYSRQLVLPELGMQGQLRLAAAAVLVVGCGGLGCPLAQYLAAAGVGRLGLVDYDVVEASNLARQVLHGEALAGQAKVFSAAAALRRLNSAVQCVPYAQALTPATALDLVRRYDVVADCSDNAPTRYLVSDACVLAGRPLVSASALRFEGQLTVYHYGGGPCYRCVFPRPPPAETVTSCADGGVLGAVTGVLGCLQALEVLKTAAGLGPSYSGRMLLFDALRGDFRCIRLRRRRPDCAACGERPTVTDLQDYESFCGSSATDKCRSLRLLSPEERISVMDYKRLLDSRSPHLLLDVRPQVEVDICRLPHALHIPLKSLERRDAESLKVLGEAIREGKQGAQEGASVPIYVICKLGNDSQKAVKILQSLADLDSVTVKDVVGGLMAWAAKIDETFPQY from the coding sequence ATGTCTTTCACGACGACTTCCGGAAAGAGGCCCGGCATGGCCGCCAGGGAGGAGGTACTGGCCCTACAGGCCGAAGTCGCGCAGCGTGAGGAGGAGCTGAGTTCCCTGAAGCAGAGGCTGGCGGCGGCCCTTTCGGCGGGGCAGGAGTCAGCGCGCTCGGTTCCGATGTCGCCCCTGCCTCCCAGGGCCGCCCTGTCCCGAGAGGAGATCCGGCGCTACAGCCGGCAGCTCGTGCTGCCGGAGCTGGGCATGCAAGGGCAGCTGCGCCTGGCGGCCGCGGCCGTACTCGTAGTAGGCTGCGGGGGGCTCGGCTGCCCACTGGCGCAGTACCTGGCCGCAGCCGGCGTCGGCCGCCTGGGCCTCGTGGACTACGACGTGGTCGAAGCGAGCAACCTGGCCCGCCAGGTGCTGCACGGCGAGGCCCTGGCCGGCCAAGCCAAGGTCTTTTCGGCGGCCGCCGCCCTGCGCCGCCTCAATTCGGCGGTGCAGTGCGTGCCCTACGCCCAGGCGCTGACGCCGGCCACGGCGCTGGACCTCGTCCGCCGCTACGACGTGGTGGCCGACTGCTCCGACAACGCGCCCACCCGCTACCTGGTGAGCGACGCCTGTGTGCTCGCCGGCCGGCCCCTGGTGTCCGCCAGCGCGTTGCGTTTCGAGGGCCAGCTCACGGTCTACCACTACGGCGGGGGGCCTTGCTATCGCTGCGTGTTCCCCCGGCCACCCCCGGCGGAGACGGTGACTAGCTGCGCGGATGGCGGGGTGCTCGGCGCGGTCACCGGGGTCCTGGGCTGCCTGCAGGCGTTGGAAGTGCTGAAGACCGCTGCGGGCCTGGGCCCCTCTTACAGCGGCCGCATGTTGCTTTTTGACGCACTCCGAGGCGATTTCCGCTGTATCCGGCTGCGGAGGCGCAGGCCCGACTGTGCCGCCTGCGGGGAGCGGCCCACCGTGACCGACTTGCAGGACTACGAAAGCTTCTGCGGTTCGTCGGCCACGGATAAGTGCCGCTCCCTCCGGTTGCTGAGCCCGGAGGAGCGGATTTCCGTTATGGACTATAAGCGACTTCTGGATTCTAGGTCACCCCACCTGTTGCTGGACGTAAGGCCTCAAGTTGAGGTGGACATCTGTCGTCTGCCTCACGCCCTGCACATCCCTTTGAAAAGTTTGGAACGGAGGGATGCGGAGAGCCTGAAAGTCTTGGGAGAAGCCATCCGGGAAGGGAAGCAGGGCGCACAGGAAGGGGCGTCTGTCCCCATTTATGTAATTTGCAAACTGGGCAATGATTCCCAGAAAGCCGTGAAGATCTTGCAGTCCTTGGCAGACTTGGACTCGGTAACAGTTAAGGACGTTGTGGGGGGGCTCATGGCCTGGGCTGCCAAAATCGATGAAACGTTTCCGCAGTACTGA
- the DPM1 gene encoding dolichol-phosphate mannosyltransferase subunit 1 gives MAAEEASRSSPRSRREPKGRASRQDKYSVLLPTYNERENLPFIVWLLVKSFSESGFNYEIIIIDDGSPDGTRDIAEQLEKIYGSDRILLRPREKKLGLGTAYIHGMKHATGNYIIIMDADLSHHPKFIPEFIRKQKEGNFDIVSGTRYKGNGGVYGWDLKRKIISRVANFITQILLRPGASDLTGSFRLYRKEVLQKLIGKCISKGYVFQMEMIVRARQLNYTIGEVPISFVDRVYGESKLGGNEIVSFLKGLLTLFATT, from the exons ATGGCTGCCGAGGAAGCAAGTCGTAGCTCTCCTAGGTCTCGGCGGGAGCCGAAGGGGCGCGCCTCGCGGCAAGACAAGTATTCGGTGCTTTTGCCCACGTACAACGAGCGCGAGAACTTACCGTTCATCGTGTGGCTGCTGGTGAAGAGCTTCTCCGAGAG tggcTTCAACTATGAAATTATAATCATAGATGATGGAAGCCCAGATGGAACAAGGGACATTGCTGAGCAGTTGGAGAAGATCTATGGGTCAGACAGAATT CTTCTAAGGCCACGGGAGAAGAAGTTGGGGCTAG gAACTGCATATATTCACGGGATGAAACATGCCACAGGCAACTACATAATTATCATGGATGCTGACCTCTCACACCAT CCAAAATTTATTCCTGAATTCATTAG gAAGCAAAAGGAGGGTAATTTTGACATTGTCTCCGGAACTCGCTACAAAGGAAATGGCGGTGTATATGGCTgggatttgaaaagaaaaataatcag CCGTGTGGCCAATTTTATAACTCAGATTTTGCTGCGACCAGGAGCATCTGATTTAACAGGAAGTTTCAG GTTATACAGAAAAGAAGTTTTACAGAAATTAATaggaaaatgtatttctaaaggCTACGTCTTCCAGATGGAGATGATTGTTCGAGCAAGACAGCTGAATTATACTATTGGCGAG gTTCCAATATCATTTGTGGATCGTGTTTATGGTGAATCCAAGTTGGGAGGAAATGAAATAGTCTCTTTCTTGAAAGGATTACTGACTCTTTTTGCTACTACATAA